In Paeniglutamicibacter kerguelensis, one genomic interval encodes:
- a CDS encoding FadR/GntR family transcriptional regulator encodes MSFQSQIYRSLPDLERSDAIVNRISKAITLGMLRVGERLPNEIDMSEMFGVAAATLRDALAVLRDQGIVETRRGRNGGTFILKQPQFQLDAMRTWLRDMSIAEIRDLGDEQSAIAAATVRLACDRAEPHELERLQDLARSLVLADNAQARARADSRFHIELAVTAQSTRLANAEIRLQAETVEVLWSPLAGEVDPERATAEHLALVRAVADNRSQQGQQLVLEHIRRNIHHLIDTKLALSYSTDPEDGE; translated from the coding sequence ATGTCTTTCCAGTCGCAGATCTATCGATCGTTGCCCGATCTGGAGCGTTCGGATGCCATCGTCAACCGAATTTCCAAGGCGATCACCTTGGGCATGCTGCGTGTCGGGGAACGCCTGCCCAATGAGATCGATATGTCCGAAATGTTCGGTGTGGCCGCGGCGACGCTCCGGGACGCCTTGGCAGTCTTGCGTGACCAAGGAATCGTGGAAACCAGGCGCGGACGCAATGGCGGAACGTTCATCCTTAAGCAACCACAATTCCAGCTGGATGCCATGCGCACTTGGCTCAGGGACATGTCAATTGCCGAGATCAGGGACCTGGGCGACGAGCAGTCAGCCATTGCCGCGGCCACCGTCCGATTGGCGTGCGACCGGGCCGAGCCGCATGAACTGGAGCGACTGCAGGATTTGGCCCGCTCATTGGTTCTGGCCGACAACGCCCAGGCCAGGGCGCGAGCCGACAGCCGTTTTCATATTGAATTGGCCGTGACGGCCCAATCCACCCGCCTGGCAAATGCAGAGATCCGGCTGCAGGCGGAAACGGTGGAGGTCCTGTGGTCGCCGCTGGCCGGAGAGGTCGATCCCGAACGGGCCACCGCCGAGCATCTGGCGCTGGTGCGGGCCGTGGCCGATAACCGAAGCCAGCAAGGCCAGCAATTGGTACTGGAACACATTCGGCGCAATATCCACCATCTCATCGACACCAAGCTGGCACTGAGCTATTCAACCGACCCCGAGGATGGCGAATGA
- a CDS encoding ABC transporter permease — protein sequence MIQLALANLKAYSRRFIAVILAVMIGTAFLAATLMVNASATESLKNSIGSAYASADLVINGDMTAAYDKEEEPKSESFSLGAKALEAIGKTPGVAAVHGISNTGASVQAGSKRYFAKVSTPAADTQLNTTALESGAMPVRSDQIAVDAVYAKEYNISVGDTLEVSDGSDSAKGRHVMVTGITATSNDPMSGSVMSLSVTPDLLKTLMADATSDYEQIIVRAEDPAALASLKTALGTSIEGTGVKYFTVMTPDERIVADIAMFSDGNDQLTIVLLVFALIALVVTGLVVMNTFSVLVAQRTRELALMRTLGAVRSQIRASVLVEALIVGLLASAAGVLLATGIMSLLIKILAANVSEMSFATLAVPPLAVLGTIAAGTLITLVAAWVPARKAMAVAPLAALRPADDVSLANTSGKIRIILGLLLLAAGTAALVYGAAKGDLLIAFGGGLLSFPGILMLGSLFLPKSVSLIGKLTAGGSVPGKLASVNAVRNPGRTTATATALLIGVTLVSMMMVGAQTAKSSLGDALGGEFLVDMEVQNGDLSTLTPGNLGKVREMDGVKSAALLTQVGETDDEQPLYAMDATEMAAVLNTDRQLPKAGEVLVASYWDGKTTKAVGDDGKKGELKLLISDANMIDSVMTWETASSVLGVSQGKTAADTQAKLWLKVDESLSGADLRTLATDLASTLNVDEYAVGGGVMEKQMFNQVIDMLLLIVSGLLAVAVFIALIGVANTLSLSVLERTRENSLLRALGLTRGQLRGMLATEAVLIGGVAALLGVLIGTAYGLLGAQSVMASFGSMVVSIPWFQLAGVIAISVVAALAASIVPARRAARLAPVQGLASE from the coding sequence TTGATCCAGCTAGCCCTCGCAAACCTCAAGGCGTATTCTCGCCGGTTCATCGCGGTGATCCTCGCGGTCATGATCGGCACGGCCTTCCTCGCCGCGACCCTCATGGTCAACGCCTCGGCCACCGAATCCCTGAAAAACAGCATCGGCTCGGCCTACGCCAGCGCCGACCTGGTCATCAACGGCGACATGACCGCCGCCTATGACAAGGAAGAAGAACCCAAGAGCGAGTCGTTCTCGCTCGGCGCCAAGGCCCTGGAAGCAATCGGCAAGACCCCCGGGGTGGCAGCCGTCCATGGGATCAGCAACACCGGGGCCAGCGTCCAGGCAGGCAGCAAGCGCTACTTCGCCAAGGTCAGCACCCCCGCTGCCGACACGCAACTGAACACCACCGCCCTGGAAAGCGGCGCCATGCCAGTCCGCAGCGACCAGATCGCGGTGGATGCCGTGTACGCCAAGGAATACAACATCTCGGTCGGCGACACCCTCGAGGTCTCCGACGGATCCGACAGCGCCAAGGGCCGGCACGTCATGGTCACCGGCATCACGGCAACCTCCAACGACCCCATGAGCGGCTCTGTCATGAGCCTGTCGGTGACCCCCGACCTGCTGAAAACGCTCATGGCCGACGCAACCTCCGACTACGAGCAGATCATTGTCCGCGCCGAGGACCCTGCGGCCCTCGCTTCGCTGAAGACCGCGCTTGGCACTTCCATTGAGGGCACGGGCGTCAAGTACTTCACGGTGATGACCCCCGACGAGCGCATCGTCGCCGACATCGCCATGTTCTCCGACGGAAACGACCAGCTCACCATCGTGCTGTTGGTCTTCGCACTGATCGCCCTGGTGGTCACCGGGCTGGTTGTCATGAACACCTTCTCGGTGCTGGTTGCCCAGCGCACCCGGGAACTGGCGCTCATGCGCACCCTCGGTGCCGTGCGCTCCCAGATCCGGGCCTCGGTGCTCGTCGAGGCACTGATCGTGGGGCTACTGGCCTCGGCCGCCGGCGTCCTGCTGGCCACCGGCATCATGTCGCTGCTGATCAAGATCCTGGCCGCGAACGTGTCCGAGATGTCCTTCGCGACCCTCGCGGTTCCGCCGCTGGCCGTCCTGGGGACCATTGCCGCGGGAACGCTCATCACCCTTGTCGCCGCGTGGGTTCCGGCCCGCAAGGCCATGGCCGTTGCACCGCTTGCCGCGTTGCGCCCGGCCGACGACGTGTCGCTGGCCAACACCTCCGGCAAGATCCGGATCATCCTCGGCCTGCTGCTGCTGGCCGCGGGCACCGCGGCGCTTGTCTACGGCGCGGCCAAGGGCGACCTGCTGATCGCCTTCGGCGGCGGACTGCTTTCCTTCCCGGGCATCCTCATGCTCGGTTCGCTCTTCCTGCCCAAGAGCGTCTCACTCATCGGCAAGCTGACCGCCGGAGGATCCGTCCCGGGCAAGCTGGCCAGCGTCAACGCGGTCCGCAACCCGGGACGCACCACCGCCACCGCCACGGCATTGCTCATCGGCGTGACGCTGGTGTCCATGATGATGGTCGGCGCCCAGACGGCAAAGTCCTCCCTGGGCGATGCACTGGGTGGAGAATTCCTTGTGGACATGGAGGTCCAGAACGGCGACCTGTCCACCCTGACCCCGGGGAACCTGGGCAAGGTCCGGGAAATGGACGGAGTGAAGTCCGCCGCGCTGCTGACCCAGGTGGGCGAGACCGACGACGAACAGCCGCTCTATGCCATGGACGCCACGGAGATGGCGGCTGTGCTGAACACCGACCGGCAGCTGCCCAAGGCCGGCGAGGTACTGGTGGCCAGCTACTGGGACGGCAAGACCACGAAGGCCGTCGGCGACGACGGCAAAAAGGGCGAACTGAAGCTGCTCATCAGCGACGCCAACATGATCGACTCGGTCATGACCTGGGAAACCGCCTCCAGCGTGCTTGGCGTTTCGCAGGGCAAGACCGCCGCCGACACCCAGGCCAAGCTCTGGCTCAAGGTCGACGAATCGCTCAGCGGCGCGGACCTGCGCACGCTGGCCACGGACCTGGCTTCCACGCTGAACGTCGACGAATACGCGGTGGGTGGCGGCGTCATGGAAAAGCAGATGTTCAACCAGGTCATCGACATGCTGCTGCTGATCGTCTCCGGCCTGCTGGCCGTGGCGGTGTTCATCGCGCTGATCGGTGTGGCCAACACGCTGAGCCTCTCGGTGCTCGAACGAACCCGCGAGAACTCCCTGCTGCGGGCCCTTGGCCTGACCCGCGGGCAGTTGCGCGGCATGCTGGCCACCGAGGCCGTGCTGATCGGCGGCGTCGCGGCGCTGCTCGGCGTGCTGATCGGCACCGCCTACGGCCTGCTCGGTGCACAGTCGGTGATGGCGTCCTTCGGATCCATGGTGGTTTCCATCCCGTGGTTCCAGCTGGCCGGCGTCATTGCGATCAGCGTCGTGGCGGCCCTGGCCGCCTCGATTGTCCCGGCACGCCGTGCCGCCAGGCTGGCCCCGGTACAGGGGCTCGCCAGCGAGTAA
- a CDS encoding ABC transporter substrate-binding protein, whose translation MTTLRLACIDADAPPLFDPVDGNGRRTGYEPAAAELIAARMGLEIEWVVMGWDEMLPAVRDHRVDAVWCGQGIIPERQAVVDFTRPYAVFDETVLVRKGDPARTPKDLAGYRVAAIEGSANMALARTFDGAIVVPFSGENVYADMLAAVADFSVDAMVDDDVVLVPLGDDPRYDVAFTVPTRNPWGIGVAKDNPDLRGQLNSALTSVIADGSLREVWNTWMPTLDFPLEQPVGTTTGSMA comes from the coding sequence ATGACAACGCTGAGACTTGCCTGCATCGATGCAGATGCGCCGCCGCTCTTCGACCCCGTCGACGGGAACGGCCGGCGGACCGGATACGAGCCGGCAGCCGCCGAGCTGATTGCCGCACGCATGGGCCTGGAAATCGAATGGGTCGTCATGGGATGGGACGAGATGCTGCCGGCCGTGCGCGACCACCGGGTGGACGCCGTGTGGTGCGGACAGGGCATCATTCCGGAGCGCCAGGCTGTCGTGGACTTCACCCGTCCGTATGCCGTCTTTGACGAGACGGTCCTGGTGCGCAAGGGCGACCCCGCCCGCACGCCCAAGGACCTGGCCGGCTACCGGGTTGCCGCGATCGAAGGCAGCGCCAACATGGCCCTGGCCCGGACCTTCGACGGGGCGATCGTGGTTCCCTTCAGCGGGGAGAACGTTTATGCGGACATGCTGGCGGCGGTGGCCGACTTCAGTGTCGACGCCATGGTCGACGACGACGTGGTGCTGGTGCCCCTCGGCGACGACCCTCGCTATGACGTGGCCTTCACCGTGCCCACCCGCAACCCGTGGGGGATCGGGGTCGCCAAGGACAACCCTGACCTGCGTGGGCAGCTCAACTCCGCGCTCACGTCCGTCATAGCCGATGGCAGCCTGCGCGAGGTGTGGAACACGTGGATGCCCACGCTGGACTTCCCGCTGGAACAACCCGTTGGCACGACGACGGGCAGCATGGCATGA
- a CDS encoding cache domain-containing protein, with protein sequence MSTFQPAEAALRTIADWFNDASSAAYGLAASVTDLFAGHVSRGAHVSKDDLAGLKDLAADFLEGHPFAIGSGATFSSTRVSEGQGILEWWTPGPHGVEKLVVDLDPAGERFYDYERLPFFTAAERTGEETMWGPYVDYLGSDEYILTHTAPFYINGEFAGVAGYDVTVRALEDILLPTLRSIPGDAALLNASDRVIIGNSGAYLVGERIKAAPSGSRIVALDVPHLGLSVLVPA encoded by the coding sequence ATGAGTACGTTCCAACCCGCAGAAGCCGCCTTGAGGACCATCGCAGATTGGTTCAACGACGCGTCATCGGCCGCCTATGGATTGGCCGCATCGGTCACTGATTTGTTCGCCGGCCACGTTTCCCGGGGCGCACACGTCTCCAAGGACGACTTGGCCGGGCTCAAGGACCTTGCTGCCGACTTCTTGGAAGGCCATCCATTCGCCATTGGCTCGGGTGCAACGTTTTCCTCGACCCGGGTCAGCGAGGGCCAAGGCATCCTTGAATGGTGGACGCCCGGACCGCATGGAGTCGAAAAGCTCGTCGTGGACCTCGACCCGGCCGGCGAGCGGTTCTACGACTACGAGCGGCTGCCCTTTTTCACGGCGGCCGAACGAACCGGCGAAGAAACCATGTGGGGGCCCTACGTAGATTACCTGGGCTCGGACGAGTACATCCTCACGCACACCGCGCCGTTCTATATCAATGGGGAATTTGCGGGCGTCGCCGGCTACGACGTCACGGTGCGGGCCCTGGAGGACATCTTGTTGCCGACGCTACGTTCCATCCCCGGCGACGCAGCGCTGCTGAATGCAAGCGATCGCGTCATTATTGGCAATTCCGGTGCCTATCTCGTGGGGGAACGGATCAAGGCGGCTCCCTCCGGAAGCCGAATCGTTGCCTTGGATGTCCCGCACCTGGGCCTTTCCGTGCTTGTTCCCGCATAG
- a CDS encoding methylated-DNA--[protein]-cysteine S-methyltransferase translates to MSELAMHEIDMLKENLAERAAAEGLIDVSYRLVDSPLGQLMLAATERGIVRVAFGSEDFDAVLGSLAEKVGVRVLHRRAPLDAAATQLDEYFTHARTGFELSLDHRLSSGYRLEVQLALPRIGYGHTASYKEMAALTGRPAAVRAVGTACATNPLPILVPCHRVLRSDGSLGGYLGGLDAKRVLLALEQDPAA, encoded by the coding sequence ATGAGTGAACTTGCCATGCATGAAATCGACATGTTGAAGGAAAACCTGGCCGAGCGCGCCGCCGCCGAGGGCCTGATCGACGTCTCCTACCGGCTGGTGGATTCGCCGCTGGGGCAGCTGATGCTGGCGGCAACCGAGCGCGGAATCGTGCGGGTCGCCTTCGGCTCGGAGGACTTCGACGCGGTGCTTGGATCCCTGGCGGAGAAGGTCGGGGTGCGCGTGTTGCACCGCCGGGCCCCGCTGGATGCGGCGGCAACCCAGCTCGACGAGTACTTCACGCACGCCCGCACCGGGTTCGAGCTTTCCCTGGACCACCGGCTCAGCAGCGGATACCGGCTGGAAGTCCAGCTGGCGCTGCCGCGCATCGGCTACGGCCACACCGCCAGCTACAAGGAGATGGCCGCGCTGACCGGCCGCCCGGCCGCGGTGCGTGCCGTCGGCACCGCGTGCGCCACCAACCCGTTGCCGATCCTGGTGCCCTGCCACAGGGTGCTGCGCAGCGATGGTTCGCTGGGCGGATACCTCGGCGGGCTGGACGCCAAAAGGGTCCTGCTCGCACTCGAGCAGGATCCCGCGGCCTAG
- a CDS encoding ABC transporter ATP-binding protein translates to MTITAPHTSTDIAVYATGLSKIYGEGSTRVEALRGVDVSFTRGRFTAIMGPSGSGKSTLMHCLAGLDEANGGQIFIGGTDISKLNDDALTKMRREKVGFVFQSFNLVPTLTAEANILLPLALAGKKHEAAWLETIVTTLGLKDRLNHKPHELSGGQQQRVAVARALLTRPEVVFGDEPTGNLDSRTGAEVLSLLRSSTREMGQTIIMVTHDAVAASYADTVLLMKDGQLVGQLEDPTVESVTQALSGLGA, encoded by the coding sequence ATGACCATTACTGCACCTCATACCAGCACCGATATCGCTGTCTACGCCACGGGCCTAAGCAAGATCTACGGCGAGGGCTCGACCCGCGTCGAGGCCCTGCGCGGCGTCGATGTTTCCTTCACCCGCGGACGCTTCACGGCCATCATGGGCCCGTCGGGCTCCGGCAAGTCCACCCTGATGCACTGCCTCGCCGGCCTCGATGAGGCCAACGGCGGCCAGATCTTCATCGGCGGCACCGATATCTCCAAGCTGAATGACGATGCACTGACCAAGATGCGCCGCGAAAAGGTCGGCTTCGTCTTCCAGTCCTTCAACCTCGTCCCGACGCTGACCGCCGAGGCGAACATCCTGCTCCCGCTGGCCCTGGCCGGCAAGAAGCACGAGGCGGCCTGGCTGGAAACCATCGTGACGACGCTGGGCCTCAAGGACCGCCTGAACCACAAGCCGCACGAACTCTCCGGCGGCCAGCAGCAGCGCGTGGCGGTGGCCCGCGCCCTGCTCACCCGCCCCGAGGTCGTCTTCGGCGACGAACCGACCGGCAACCTGGACTCCCGCACCGGCGCCGAGGTGCTCTCGCTGCTGCGTTCCTCTACCCGCGAAATGGGCCAGACCATCATCATGGTCACCCACGATGCGGTCGCGGCCTCCTACGCGGACACCGTGCTGCTGATGAAGGACGGCCAGCTCGTCGGGCAGCTCGAGGATCCCACCGTTGAATCGGTGACCCAGGCACTCTCCGGTTTGGGAGCCTAA
- a CDS encoding gamma-glutamyl-gamma-aminobutyrate hydrolase family protein, with translation MSAKPCEDLVLALEDVIPEGFDRLPPDAPVVAVVVSLTFPGMVGESYGIMRDFTRSVFDQLLESGARAVLIDSAAADPQSALAAEAADGVLFLGGGDVDGGLYGLEGAIPHAYGVDRTADEFCIDMIHRTLELDQPLLAICRGSQLFNVALGGTLIPDIVPSTLHQGQSGQPMFLDEGITLGEGSKIRRILGRERVIVRSGHHQAVDRVAPGLVVSAVADDGIVEGTEHPGRTWAVAVQWHPEDRDGSAEDRRAIFGALVEQAALRRVRMAQHA, from the coding sequence ATGAGTGCCAAACCATGCGAAGACCTGGTGCTTGCGCTGGAGGACGTCATTCCCGAGGGATTCGACCGGTTGCCTCCGGATGCGCCCGTGGTGGCCGTGGTCGTCTCGCTGACCTTCCCGGGGATGGTCGGTGAAAGCTATGGCATCATGCGCGATTTCACCCGGAGCGTCTTTGACCAGCTGCTCGAGAGTGGTGCCCGAGCAGTCTTGATCGACAGCGCCGCGGCTGACCCGCAAAGCGCGCTGGCGGCCGAGGCCGCGGATGGGGTGCTCTTCCTGGGCGGCGGGGACGTGGATGGAGGACTCTATGGGCTCGAGGGCGCCATTCCGCATGCATATGGAGTGGATCGAACAGCCGACGAATTCTGCATCGACATGATCCACCGGACCCTCGAACTGGACCAGCCGCTGCTGGCGATCTGCCGGGGTTCACAACTGTTCAACGTGGCGCTCGGCGGGACCCTGATCCCGGACATCGTTCCCTCCACCCTTCACCAGGGGCAAAGTGGACAGCCGATGTTTCTTGATGAAGGGATCACCCTGGGGGAAGGCAGCAAGATTCGCCGGATCCTGGGCCGTGAACGCGTCATTGTGCGCTCCGGACACCACCAAGCGGTGGACCGCGTGGCACCGGGCCTGGTGGTCAGCGCCGTGGCCGACGACGGCATTGTCGAGGGCACGGAGCACCCCGGCCGCACCTGGGCCGTGGCCGTGCAATGGCATCCGGAAGACCGTGACGGATCCGCTGAAGACCGCCGGGCGATCTTTGGCGCCTTGGTGGAACAGGCCGCGTTGCGGCGGGTGCGCATGGCGCAACACGCGTAA
- a CDS encoding VanZ family protein, whose amino-acid sequence MLYFPASTVSVLVTLGLLACALLLARLLLLRRSGDRTRIRRIVGVALPLWSIGLVVAVFPAAPQPDPSIPGGTFNWVPFLAHGERDLGFELAANLGLFAPMALLLAFCWRSHSVAKTTLLVLGLSVCIEVNQLLLDNNRAADITDVITNTAGGFVAALGGWTLSRCFAPPDFGGDPVQEISDPHRL is encoded by the coding sequence ATGCTTTATTTCCCCGCTTCCACCGTTTCCGTGCTGGTCACGCTCGGTTTGTTGGCGTGCGCCCTGTTGCTGGCCCGTCTGTTGCTGTTGCGCCGGAGCGGCGACCGGACGCGCATTCGCAGGATCGTCGGGGTGGCTCTTCCGTTGTGGTCGATCGGGTTGGTGGTCGCGGTCTTTCCCGCAGCGCCGCAGCCGGATCCGTCGATTCCGGGCGGCACGTTCAACTGGGTTCCGTTCCTGGCCCACGGGGAACGCGACCTCGGCTTCGAGCTTGCGGCCAACCTCGGGCTTTTTGCCCCGATGGCATTGCTGCTTGCTTTTTGCTGGCGCAGCCACTCGGTCGCCAAGACGACGTTGCTGGTGCTGGGACTCTCGGTCTGCATCGAGGTGAACCAGCTGCTGTTGGACAACAACCGGGCCGCGGACATCACCGACGTCATCACCAACACCGCGGGCGGCTTTGTCGCAGCCCTCGGAGGTTGGACGCTGTCCCGATGTTTTGCGCCTCCGGATTTTGGCGGCGATCCGGTCCAGGAAATTTCCGACCCGCACAGGCTTTGA
- a CDS encoding RNA polymerase sigma factor, with translation MKTNPPFELVVREHGPAVLRMCTALLRPGPDAQDAWSETFLAALRAYPGLEPGANVQAWLITIARRKAIDALRSRHPVPVDSVPEQAVPSGGFGQDGLFDHAGLWDAMGSLTELQRRVIGYHYLLGFPYAEIPEFLGGSAASLRRAAADGIKSLRKLLDVSEEP, from the coding sequence ATGAAAACGAACCCGCCCTTCGAGCTGGTGGTGCGCGAGCACGGGCCGGCGGTGCTGCGCATGTGCACGGCGCTGCTGCGCCCGGGACCGGACGCGCAGGACGCGTGGAGCGAAACGTTCCTCGCGGCCCTGCGTGCCTACCCCGGGCTCGAGCCGGGCGCCAACGTGCAGGCCTGGCTGATCACCATTGCCAGGCGCAAGGCGATCGACGCCCTGCGCTCGCGGCACCCGGTCCCGGTGGATTCCGTGCCGGAGCAGGCCGTGCCGTCCGGGGGCTTCGGGCAGGACGGGTTGTTCGACCATGCCGGGCTGTGGGATGCGATGGGTTCGCTCACCGAGCTGCAGCGCCGGGTGATCGGCTACCACTACCTGCTCGGCTTCCCGTACGCGGAGATCCCGGAGTTCCTGGGCGGCAGTGCCGCCTCGTTGCGCCGGGCCGCGGCCGACGGCATCAAATCTCTGCGCAAACTACTGGATGTTTCGGAGGAACCGTGA
- a CDS encoding gamma-glutamyl-gamma-aminobutyrate hydrolase family protein: MGTTGHRPLIGVPGMWSAKVQGMRFAGAAVAAAVLRSIDRAGGEPVVLFPGSSESAAEQLSRLDGVVIPGGADIDPRRYGSEPDEHYWPADHPGQDDYEAALLRACLDSEIPMLAICRGMQLLNVIHGGTLLGHLAPGAVEHRGAEHPVTCEPGTLLATVLGDAPVRTSSYHHQAVDRVGEGLRVAARATDGVIEALEVQGARLLAVQWHPEDLAGESASDHAIFEWVVEAARNRRTGVPAPKETGTLEAMAV; this comes from the coding sequence GTGGGAACCACTGGCCACCGTCCACTGATAGGTGTTCCCGGCATGTGGTCGGCCAAGGTTCAGGGCATGCGCTTCGCCGGGGCAGCCGTGGCCGCGGCGGTGCTGCGCTCCATTGACAGGGCCGGCGGGGAGCCCGTGGTCCTGTTCCCCGGCAGCAGCGAGTCGGCGGCCGAACAGCTTTCCAGGCTGGACGGCGTGGTCATCCCCGGCGGGGCCGACATCGACCCGCGGCGCTACGGGAGTGAACCGGACGAACACTATTGGCCGGCCGACCATCCTGGGCAGGACGACTACGAAGCGGCGCTCTTGCGGGCCTGCCTGGATTCGGAGATCCCCATGCTGGCCATCTGCCGGGGCATGCAATTGCTCAATGTCATCCACGGCGGAACACTCTTGGGGCATTTGGCGCCCGGAGCCGTTGAACACCGCGGTGCCGAACACCCGGTGACCTGCGAACCGGGAACGCTGCTGGCCACGGTGCTGGGGGATGCCCCGGTGCGCACCTCGTCGTACCACCACCAAGCGGTAGACCGCGTGGGCGAGGGACTGCGGGTTGCCGCCCGGGCCACGGACGGGGTCATCGAGGCCCTGGAGGTTCAGGGGGCACGGCTGCTCGCCGTCCAGTGGCACCCAGAGGACCTGGCAGGGGAATCGGCGAGCGACCACGCAATCTTTGAGTGGGTCGTCGAGGCTGCGCGGAACCGACGGACAGGGGTGCCAGCGCCCAAGGAGACAGGCACATTGGAGGCAATGGCCGTATGA